The sequence below is a genomic window from Vespula pensylvanica isolate Volc-1 chromosome 1, ASM1446617v1, whole genome shotgun sequence.
GACTGATCACCAAACTCAGATATTTCAAAATGCACCAATGGAAATGACATGTACTACTCCATTGACCTTTAGAAAAAACTCTACAGATCAAACAGTCATTTTTCATGATGCTTCAATGGATGATACAAAGATAGTTACTTCAGttatgaacaaaaaagaaaaatcaatgaataaaaatatatctcaagtagaaaatgataatagattttttaaaaaaatgattacttcTATTAACAAGACTAAGGTGTTAGACACATCAATGGATATTACAGAAGGAATTTATTCATTGCCTCATTCAAGAAGAGTTAATGATGTTACAGATACTATGAATACTTCAAATTATCAAAGTTCTGCTATAAATGATCAGACAGAGTTAAACAATGATTCAATGGAATTTACTATATCTGCAGCAAATTTACCTCCAGTAGTACGTAACATAGATACAGAAAAATTACCCCaaattacaaaaatgaatGCATGTACAATGTCAAATCAAATTAGATTGTCATCAGAAggtacaaaaatatttcaaaacgaaTCAATGGCAATTACTGAGCCTTTACACGTACTATCGCCtctaaatattttacagaatGATTCTGAAGAATTAAAAGATGTGATCGATcctgaaaataatcaaaacaTAATGTCACCTAACACAAAGATATTTCAGAATATGTCAATGGAAATTACTAACGCAATAACTAACTTACCAATATTACCTAATTTAGATACAAACGAGAAGCAGGTTCATGTAATTGAACATGGTCCATCTCAAGAAAATTCTATAGATATTACTACACCTGTATATTCTAATCCAAGTTCTTCCACAATTCTTCcaaataaaattgttgatactacaatgaaaaataatagcacatttaaatatacaaataaaaatagagatacaataaaaaataatagcacAGAACGTATAAATGAAAGTAGAGATTACCGTTTCTTACAAAGTAAGAGTAGTAAttcaataaatcaaatttcaaatacaactgaaaaattaaaaaaacacgGTTGTATATTAGATTCTACGTACCAGAAAACAAGACAGAATCATTCAATGAGTGAAGCTGTACAAAAAACTGATATTCAGTTTaacagtagtaataataatattaataaatctagACATCAAGCAACAGATGGTACAAACTTTTCTTGTACCACGTATTGTAATgatgattttgaaaatatagaaaatattagcACAGATGATCAACCAGTAAAAGCTTTAACTTCATTAATATCATCTTTTGTGTATGCAGACATGATAGAGGATGATTCATTTGTCAAGACAATACATGAAGTTCAGCAAGAAATACATTCTAGAGAAAATGATATGAACGTGAATTCAGTAGTTAATATTGCTAATGTAGAAGCAATGAATATACAATCTCCTGAAAAATGTATCATCGAAAACGAACAGATTGTGCATAAAcctgaaaattatttcaaatgttatcgcgaagataataatattcaagtAGATGATATCAtaagtaataaagaaatgaataatcaACAAAATTCGGACATTgtttcaaacaaaattaatgaaattcatGAAAGTGTTTTTGAAAATAgtattaacaataaaagattaattgatACTTCTACCGAAGTAGAAGTTATTCCATCAGGTAAACAATTACacaagacaaagaaaaatgttgagaATAATTCAgcaacatatataataaaatctaagaaaaattCAGACATTGACATAAATAAACACATTGATGATGATAGTAGTAATGACAATCAGGTCCTTTGTAGATCATATGTATTGTCACCAACATTAATTTCTgcttacaataaaaataaaacatatactGACGAAAATAACATTATGCTAATAGCTGATGTGACAGGTAAAATAAACTTTAATAGTTTTAGtaacatgtacatataattaaacaaatgctgactaataaatttttccataATCAAGATTTAACATGCAGCATGGATGTAACACAAAagtatgataataattcttcaagagaagaaattaatcatATTGTATTGGAAGAAAACACTGGGGAAAATAATAGTTTTcaagaagataaattttctttgatagtAAGAAAATTGAAGAACCATGTGCAGaggtaattatttatataaataatacgtttCTAACTGTAATAGATTAATATCTAAataggagatagagaaaatgtCAAAATATGATGTTTAtgttcttttgtttatttcagtAACGATTGTATATGGGATTTATATTTTGAGAATATAGATAAACAAATGCTAGTTGTTAGTTTTATCTCTACAtctttattgataataatatatacccAAAACGATGTTGATATCAACACATGTATGATCAAagatattaatgtaatttcACGTCTAGAAAGTaagtaaacaaaattattgtaaaagtaATAGAtctcatatttttaaatatactttaattGATAAACATATTAATCTTTGACAGATGATGAAAATGTGCTGTTAAGTATAGCACACAAATTAATAagtgagaaaataaatatagaacaTATTTGTCAATTGTATAAGTATGAAGAGGATATTATTCctttattaaatcatatttcaGAAGatgtgaaattaatattagattttatatttgactTAAAACAATTAGATGATACGAAtttaatggaaataaataccgaatggtaataattttatttataacaattatacagttattacgttaataatttaaaaatattatttatcatattcatttttattttagcatAACGTTTATATCAAGAAGTAAATGTATGGacattatattgaaaattacaatgaaaattaaattatttgatgaaataaattcatctAACATTAAGGTCGTTTGTATTTTGGGTACAGTTATGTGAGTTTATAGAAAAgtataatgttttaataattcatgataaattaatatgcatcaatttgtatatttttctttattattacagagagaaagatattaaagaattatttgcaaatgtaaaaagagatcataaatttttaaggAGATATATGTCTGATATTAAggattatattgatataatggAACAAGTTAATgctgcaaataaaaaaagtcgttattgtattgaaaaagaaaagaaaattaatcttttataagGGGTATACATGAttgaatttgtaaaatatttgtatgtgtatttgtagATTCATTCAAGTGTAAGtacaacaattatttatatgtgtaattgcatgtgtaaattattttatcgatatcacGTATAACGTGATATATTAAATCGTAAATGAATcgcattataattatatcgcaatttgttaaaaatcttcaatattttatatgtaataaggGATAGTATATATTAGGTTTATTTAATAtccttgttattattttataatatcctTGCTATTCGTTCTATACTGCAAGTAGATTTGATAACAACTGTACATGAAtttatagtagatatatacatacaagcaGGTTGATCGACTAGCTTCGATGCAGCCGGTTCGGACTATGCAGGTTTTTGTTGATGCACTTGCAGTTCTTTGGATAGTAGCGTGTGAACAACTGGCTTCCCATAGAATCATTCGAGTTTCCGTTGAGTTCTTAAGAAATAATCATCATCAATAACTATGATTAGAATTATCGAGAATGTGCAatcaaaatgttttatattatttaattacgaatatttctcttattcttttaagTATTATTGACAATCGTGACAATATTAAtgacaataaatattaatctgataaaaaatttatttaagttatatatatatatatatatgtatatatatatatatataaatatataattttaagattaTACCATATAAAATCCGAATAAAAATCTCATgtctataaatttattgtaaacaaaaaaaaaagaaaataacgaagaataTCGAAAagcgaaatattattaaacgaaaggACTATGAAACATCCGAGGTACTTTCAAAGCGATAGTGAAACTGTTGGAGCATGAAAGGTAAGAATAACTGCAACAATATTGCGTTGGTTTTACTCCCACGTGTTCTGCGAACGTGTAAGTAATACCTCATAGGAAGGTTAAACGAGAATAATGaaagttacatttttttttaaataaatcaaaaacttcattcataaaattatgtgtactgaatgaatattattttaagtatagaatatacgtatttaataattcgtcCGTGCATCTATcaacgtaaatataaaaatgataatttacaCAAGTTTTTCTAccttattaataatgtaaaatcaaggcgcatattttttttaatcataattgtttattacctataaaatataattgtatattagaaataaaaaaacattattagtTAATATTACTACTAATTTTAGGTAGTTTTTTCTCATCGTATAATAAACACCTTTGACTCGTTAAAGAAGTCGAACTTTCTTCCACTACAGCTATGTTAGTTCTACACGCGTAGGCGTAGAGGCCCGGTTTTACGTGATTTCGTAACGGAACGCACCGATTTCCAATATCAAAAAGCATTTCACGAGGATCTTGAAGACCTTCAAATTGAttcctctcttattttatttcgtctaTCTCTACGAATGGAtgtataaggaaaaaaaattcattaaaaagtatttaccAAACTTTTTGTACGAATAtctacaaaacaaaaaaagaaagaacaaacgtTTATtttgaagtaataaaaatttctaaaaatgtCGCGCTTTTTTCCGCGCAACATggttttcttaatatttttttagataggAATAAAGTTCGTTTCGACGGGAATATGaatatttcagaaaaatatgaattcaGATGTAGAAACAACATCTGTGcataaattttacgattaatcaaaaacgaatttaatatttatacgttgttcgcaataaaataataactttcGATTCTATTAATAGATCGTAGGTATATTATTTGTTCGTAGGATGATATAAGAGGATAAATCGTTTGtgaaactctttttttttagaataaagAATCTGTTGAAAATACGAATGTCATGATTATTCGCAGGTCGATCAACGTTGTCAACCTGTGAGACGATACCTGTTCGTGCATCGGACAGCAAGTAGAGGCAGGGTCAGGCAAGGAAAGAATGGTGGGGGAAGGTAAGATAGAGGAAGGTGGGTTGGCGAGAGAGATAGGATATGCGTGGAAGGGGGGGGGGTGAGGTAGGAGGGGAGGAAGGTAGGCGCGAGGCGTACGAGCAGCAACGGAGATCTCAAGTGGGCGTAAGGgccgagagagagaacgtcgtCTCGTGTTCCATACATGGCTATGCTATGTGGATACGcggagagacacagagagacgGACGGACGCAGGTTACCGGCAAGATACGTGGTCCCCACCGCATGGACACGGCGGAGGCgacacgttttctctctctcggagACTCCCAACGAACGACGGCATCGCATGGCTCGATGCACAGTGTTCCGTAGCACGACGTCCTTTCACGATCATCGTGATCGTGGTTATCGTGATCgtcattgtcatcgtcatcgtcgttgtcgttgtcgttgtcgtcgtcgtcgtcgtcgtggtcgtcgtcgtcgtcgtcgtcaaatTTGTATTCAATTTCAAATACCTTCGATTTCGCGTCTTTTATACTCGCGTGTTGTTATCCGTTGAAAGGGAGACGATAATGTGTTCGTCATTACGTTCTCATCGGCGTTATTGCCGCTACTATATTCCCCTcctctttatttgtttattctgAAATTCGCGCGCGACCTTCCAAGTGTCTACTCGTGCTTTTACGGAAgacgaggagagaagaaggagaaaaagaagaaggaaagagacaagaggaaaaagtagaagaagaagaagaagaagaaaacaaataaaaagaagatcatCGTCTTGGAACAacatactactactattctcAGGTGTGTtctcgcttcttttttctttttctctctgtctctcatctACGTACTATGTACTTATATTCGCGCGGTATTCTATCGCGCCTGCGCGAAAAACCTACCACCTTTGTTGCGCGGGAAACGGTGTGCGTGTTACACAGGAAAGAGAAACTACAGGGGCAGATAAAGGACGAAGCGTAGCTTTACGCACACCATTGCAGATCTGTAGTGTGTAAAGGACGTCGAATCGTAAACAGGACATTTTTCCGctcgttttcttcgtattcCATTCTACTCGTTTTACTTCTTGCAACTCACGACGAGAAGTGACTCGACTCGTCTACGACTATGATCGAACATTTCGATCGAGACTCTTATCCAAGAAcgtagaacgaacgaaaatattcaacagacttcatttctatttatattcatttgaaatttacTTATCATTCCTCATCGATCATTTTAACCTATCGCTAATTAAATGCAGTCAAGACGGGGATTCAAGTTTCCTTAGCGAGATAATCCAACGcgaccttttttttatatcgattataatttattgtacatacatacgtgataaattcaatattcttgttttttttttctttctctttcttttttctctcttttttttcttttcttttcttttcttctattttttgttcttcttttattcgacAGGATACAAGACTGAATATCATTTATTGATTTTGGACGTAAGTGAAATTTCTTGAGACATTtgagatataatatttcaaacgaacagataagaaataatgaagTCGATAAACACGTAACTTTCATGGTAACAACCTGCATCGATTCTTGAttgttttttcaatgaatGCTCTCAGCGTTTTCAGCATCTCCAAAGATGAAAACCAGTTTCGCGTCCGGACTTCTTTAGAGCGTTGGAGAACGCCGGTacacaagagaaagaagaaaccatTCGATCTTTGAtttctcgaatttctttcaatctgttatattttttcaatattagttctctttatctcttctgCATTGCTTTCAAAGTAGCTATTttatcttgttctttcttctctgcAGCGAtcatctttcttcgttttttagCAAGAGGAATCTTATTCCCgaaatttgtatatgtacTAATGATTTTTTCAGAGAATGGCTCGTATTTCCACACTTCTCCCATAATTTCCATTTGCGATAAAGGTTCGCGATTcaatataattcttcttttaagcGTTAATACGTTCTCGATAGATTTTCGTATAAATTCCAAAGGTATACCAATGGACATTTTAGCAAGACAAGAAACGTCTATGTTTCTATCTACCCcatgatatttcattaataaatatttgtaatacatGTATAGAGTATTGTAATCGGTGAGAggtatcattataaatatattgtgaGCTTTTATAAATCCACCTTTCGCTTTGTAAGGTTCGGAGGAAATAGTAAGGAacaaaatctgaaaaatacaaatatctaaataaaacattttgaaTAACGGAGTTTGTCttgtaaaattaaaggaaaaagatactTATCTCTCTTATATACGCCTTTCTACGAAACAGGACGCGAatgttaagaaaagaagaaaaaaaaaaaaaaaagaaagaaaaaagaaaaaaatcacgtCTTACGAGTGCTACGCCAGTGAGTAACAGTAACTGTCCGGAATTTCTGACACTCTAAATCCTACGTTAACTCGCTGCCACCTACGTTCTGGTCGTTCCATATACCGGTAGGAGGTGTTTCATTGATGACCAGCATCGGAACATCGAGgcgtttgaaataataaaaggaaaaagtgtgtgtgtgtgtgtgtgtgtgtgtgagagaaagagagagagaaagagagagaaaagagtctTGCTTGACTGGACCCGTGGTACTCGCTTGACTGGAGTTCATTCATATTgaagaaagagcaaaaataagagcttttcttttttttctttttataagtgGGCGAATACCAATCACATCgagtttgatatttattttttgatcggATTTGAGAAAGTAGAAGGAATggttattttacataaaacacCCATTCACaaagtataaaatagaaaataaattcatcgtCAAGATTATATgggattaaatattttttgcgaaGACGTTCGATTATAGGGATTTTTAATAAAGCGATaatgatttttgaaaaagttgaTTAGAATGGATCTATTATTACCTGATCACCTGGTTTAatacttttgataaatttttcatgatgTTTAACAAATCGTCTTGGTTGaatatatcgttcgtttaatGGAACTTTTTTCAACCATGGTTTCTCGCCACCATCAATAAATATCACGGAAGGTGCATAAAAGCGACTTAATTTGCCAATGATATCCATTAatcttcgttcatttttcttaccaatatatttattaatcaacaCCGATGGTGTCATGTCGAATAAGAGTGCACCAACCTATTGGGTAGAgtcaatatttaattagtaGTTAGAGTATTACcttctatatacatactagatttattttaaaagaaatggatATTTGACCTCCGAACAAATAGCATCGACTAGAAACGTTTTACCATATCCCGGTAAACCACAGATACAAATGGATCGTATTAAGGGTGCTATAGTATGTATTTCTTTAGAAGAGAGGGGTAATACACAGTATTccataataatttgtttgatGTCCCCTAACCGATGATAATGGTCTTGAAATTCAGAATGTGCTTCGTAATTTTGGTAACCAATGTCACCGAACCAATCTTTCAGACTTCTTTCTGAATAATTTCGTATGATATCTTTTTGTACTAATTCTTTGAAAAGTTCGTCTATAGAAATATCACCCAAATGATCCTTTTTTGATCTGCGTTTTTTTCGACCCTTTTTTCGTCTtgctaattataattaataataataataatttcttttttgttgaatcgattatatcatttctattaacgaattattttttcatgataATACGTACGTGCAGTTGGCCTCTCTACAGGAATGACTACTTTACCGGAAGCATAATCTTTCAATAAAGCTTCGTTCAATTTCTCTAATTCGAGTCTCATAAGTTCGTCAACGATCAGTCGCATTTCAAATTGAAGTTCATAACAAAGTTTATCGGTTATTAAATCGAGATAAGGTTTTTGTAACGGATTAGAAGATTCATCTCGATAACTccaattttcgataaattcattattagcTGTTTCTAAACAGGTAAATAATGAAGTTTCCGGCATAAACCATCCTTCTACGACATGCTCCGTTTTTGGCTTTGGttcctttgctttttcttgCTGTTTTTTGGATTTTGCATCTATCTTCTTTTGCATCTGTTGCATAAGATATTCTTCTGGTTCCATAGTCTGTCCGGTAACTATCAGAATGCTACCACCTAATTCTGCTCGTGGATAAACATCAAAATATCCAAGCGTATTATACCAGACGATGAACCATTCATGAATTTCATCAGTGATATCTTCTATTAATCCAGGCCCCAccatttttaataactttgaaaaaatatatcattaaaatatttttttggttactaattgaaaaataatcgtactCATAATCTTATAATCAAAAACCTTACCCTAATAGATTCATCTTGGGTAATTTGTTCAGTTTCTGAGGCGTAAATTGGCATAATTTCTAatctattttgaaaattttcttcgtctcttttagAAATATCTTGAGGTTTCCAACTTGGAATCGTCATATCCAATAACTCTTCCAAATGattgattcttcttttaaaatcttttcgagCTGCATATCTTCTCCAAGCACGTTGTATGATGACAACAGCtttattatatgtttctttatCGACTTTCGTTGATGCATTCGTCTCATCGatttgaactttttttttatatttatacataactAGAGCTatggtaaattaaaaatatgaatttaaaaaaaaatatcgtattaagGGATTACGTACATTTACTACGCCGAAAAATTCCCGcgcaatttaataataattattaacgttgaagttattaatttttcaatttattttatttccttcttgaaaaaaaaatttctaaaatacgTCAATTTTTCGGTGCCGACaacgtattttaaaaaaagtaagtttaagtatttttatgttttttaagaaaataatgaattatgaaatcagatttctttttatcttgaaaTTACCTTCTTGACCAATACGACGTCCAACTCTAGCTCTTTCATGGCTTTGTATCAAAAGCACTGCGTCATACATAGCCTTTTCAGCACGTTCTCGAGCTTCTCGAGCTTCCCTAGCTTTCCTTTGCTCAGGTGTTTCTACTATAATTATCGCTGAGGTATCGGCAGCTCTGAGTCTTCTTCTACGTAATTGCATTTTCGACGGGGTATCTTCGATATCCATCAAACTAACCGCTGCCACTTGCGAAAGACTCCGTTCTCTTATTAAAAGAGCTGCGACATACGGTAGAATATATGATACATCTGACAGAATAGAATATCGTTCGTACTTTGAAACAAATTAGTAGATTTGGCTTATaagtaatgtatatatatatatataatatattgtttatatataattatatagtattGAGTTGCATTGATAAGAATTTTGTCAGATTTcgtcgaaagaattttatcagaatttcgaataaaaactaaaaataatatcgaaaattgaCCATCCgtatatttttcacatttttttttattatattgtttttatgtataatttttagtATACTGGTTTTATCAATATAAGTGATatcagaatttttaataaagaaaaaaaaaacattaaagatCAGTCAACctaatatttttcacttttttattatattattttttatgatataatatattattcttatatataattctaatgtCAAAATTCcgaataaaagatttaaataatataaaaaaattggtcaatcgaatatttttttttttatttttttttttattatattattcttcataatataatatattgcttTTATGTATAATTGCATGGTATTGAATGAGACAATATAAATgatgttaaaattttttgtagaaacgtagaaaaatattgaaaattgaccaatttcaatttttcattttgaaacgTACGTTTTTCGGGCTCATATCTTTTTAACTCctcgattaattttctacgTTCTAAAGCATGAGTTTTATCGACTATCAACATAGGGATATTTATGTCATCTGgcgttaattttaattgacaTAAAAGATCATCTGTCCACCTTGATAATTCATAGACGATTtgtgataatgaaaattaaactaacaataaaaattatcttaaaataaaatatatttgatatactgGAAATGAGAGCAATCTAATTTAACAACTTCTCCTTTGCACTGGAGCATTCGACCAATCGCACAATCAagtattcgtttaattaattctcgTTTTTGCGTTTGAATCATTTGATTATAACATATTATGAGTCTTCTTACCAAATctcgatatctatatatatatagtagatagagaaacgtaagattaaaagaaatttttttcgaacatATTTTCTCacgaaatatattcaaatagtTAATACACCTTATGTAAAGAGTTAGAGCATGATGTAAAGCATTTTCTCTGTGCTTTATAGGTTTGTGTTTTTGTAGATCTCTATCCAATTCCAATAATTTTTCCAAATCGCTTCTTGTGACGAGCCATACTTCATTGTAATAATCATGTgacattgatttttaattgatttaaaaattggaAGTACCTACTTAAAAaatttagttaattaattgttaaatagTTTGATTGCCAAAAAGGTTATTTTGACGAAAGAGtgatgaaataattgaaaataatgaagttaTAAAGAGATCGATTGTTCTATCGATATCAGTTGAATAATTcagtttttttatatcaataataattatacttttcaGGATGCCGAGGATATTCCgaagtttaataattttggcCACAATCATGACAGCGTCGTGTTCCGACGCCAGGAACAATGAATCAACAATTAGGTCGTCTACGATGATGTCTACGACAACGTCTACTGTAACCACAAGTACAgatataacaatgataaattCTACAATAATATCCATGGTAGATTCTATGTTGATAACGATGAATTCGAGAGAAAGCGTTGAGACCGTAACAACTTTGTCAAGTATTTCGAGTGAAAAAGATTCAAAGGAAGTTTCAACAACATCACTTATGTCCGACTCTGTTTGGGAATGTCCTAATATTACGAAAACAAGCGTTGAGTGTTCTTGCGATTTTCCACATACTCTTAGATGTACTGGTGAAAGAACAGCTTTACAAGTAAtgctaatttttattat
It includes:
- the LOC122629551 gene encoding metacaspase-2-like isoform X2 encodes the protein MVRPKSRKSGSGQSSILKAALRQPLQHVSSNGSLNQESPVTSKIKRRVSFAEKNHVKEFADSVEQGTLWNNTYEESSNKNVGQIDLNNQNQNEIVTNNNHSTSSGMIVSESTNLMNDSLELTECLVTMGSLKSIYTEETPLNKSISLVHQSKNSDDGNCAHKSINVYNKISSLYNMEGQDLNKTCIQDISMEVTEIPSFMKSQNILSIQHKQVSEEKENIPMSDIITESNVSSISTNEKNIMSNKTQYFSTETLEFTECLQFTKEPIDLQHKFSKISALTNDENVTDHQTQIFQNAPMEMTCTTPLTFRKNSTDQTVIFHDASMDDTKIVTSVMNKKEKSMNKNISQVENDNRFFKKMITSINKTKVLDTSMDITEGIYSLPHSRRVNDVTDTMNTSNYQSSAINDQTELNNDSMEFTISAANLPPVVRNIDTEKLPQITKMNACTMSNQIRLSSEGTKIFQNESMAITEPLHVLSPLNILQNDSEELKDVIDPENNQNIMSPNTKIFQNMSMEITNAITNLPILPNLDTNEKQVHVIEHGPSQENSIDITTPVYSNPSSSTILPNKIVDTTMKNNSTFKYTNKNRDTIKNNSTERINESRDYRFLQSKSSNSINQISNTTEKLKKHGCILDSTYQKTRQNHSMSEAVQKTDIQFNSSNNNINKSRHQATDGTNFSCTTYCNDDFENIENISTDDQPVKALTSLISSFVYADMIEDDSFVKTIHEVQQEIHSRENDMNVNSVVNIANVEAMNIQSPEKCIIENEQIVHKPENYFKCYREDNNIQVDDIISNKEMNNQQNSDIVSNKINEIHESVFENSINNKRLIDTSTEVEVIPSGKQLHKTKKNVENNSATYIIKSKKNSDIDINKHIDDDSSNDNQVLCRSYVLSPTLISAYNKNKTYTDENNIMLIADVTDLTCSMDVTQKYDNNSSREEINHIVLEENTGENNSFQEDKFSLIVRKLKNHVQSNDCIWDLYFENIDKQMLVVSFISTSLLIIIYTQNDVDINTCMIKDINVISRLENDENVLLSIAHKLISEKINIEHICQLYKYEEDIIPLLNHISEDVKLILDFIFDLKQLDDTNLMEINTECITFISRSKCMDIILKITMKIKLFDEINSSNIKVVCILGTVIEKDIKELFANVKRDHKFLRRYMSDIKDYIDIMEQVNAANKKSRYCIEKEKKINLL
- the LOC122629551 gene encoding metacaspase-2-like isoform X1, translated to MKCRVRPKSRKSGSGQSSILKAALRQPLQHVSSNGSLNQESPVTSKIKRRVSFAEKNHVKEFADSVEQGTLWNNTYEESSNKNVGQIDLNNQNQNEIVTNNNHSTSSGMIVSESTNLMNDSLELTECLVTMGSLKSIYTEETPLNKSISLVHQSKNSDDGNCAHKSINVYNKISSLYNMEGQDLNKTCIQDISMEVTEIPSFMKSQNILSIQHKQVSEEKENIPMSDIITESNVSSISTNEKNIMSNKTQYFSTETLEFTECLQFTKEPIDLQHKFSKISALTNDENVTDHQTQIFQNAPMEMTCTTPLTFRKNSTDQTVIFHDASMDDTKIVTSVMNKKEKSMNKNISQVENDNRFFKKMITSINKTKVLDTSMDITEGIYSLPHSRRVNDVTDTMNTSNYQSSAINDQTELNNDSMEFTISAANLPPVVRNIDTEKLPQITKMNACTMSNQIRLSSEGTKIFQNESMAITEPLHVLSPLNILQNDSEELKDVIDPENNQNIMSPNTKIFQNMSMEITNAITNLPILPNLDTNEKQVHVIEHGPSQENSIDITTPVYSNPSSSTILPNKIVDTTMKNNSTFKYTNKNRDTIKNNSTERINESRDYRFLQSKSSNSINQISNTTEKLKKHGCILDSTYQKTRQNHSMSEAVQKTDIQFNSSNNNINKSRHQATDGTNFSCTTYCNDDFENIENISTDDQPVKALTSLISSFVYADMIEDDSFVKTIHEVQQEIHSRENDMNVNSVVNIANVEAMNIQSPEKCIIENEQIVHKPENYFKCYREDNNIQVDDIISNKEMNNQQNSDIVSNKINEIHESVFENSINNKRLIDTSTEVEVIPSGKQLHKTKKNVENNSATYIIKSKKNSDIDINKHIDDDSSNDNQVLCRSYVLSPTLISAYNKNKTYTDENNIMLIADVTDLTCSMDVTQKYDNNSSREEINHIVLEENTGENNSFQEDKFSLIVRKLKNHVQSNDCIWDLYFENIDKQMLVVSFISTSLLIIIYTQNDVDINTCMIKDINVISRLENDENVLLSIAHKLISEKINIEHICQLYKYEEDIIPLLNHISEDVKLILDFIFDLKQLDDTNLMEINTECITFISRSKCMDIILKITMKIKLFDEINSSNIKVVCILGTVIEKDIKELFANVKRDHKFLRRYMSDIKDYIDIMEQVNAANKKSRYCIEKEKKINLL
- the LOC122632679 gene encoding IQ and AAA domain-containing protein 1-like, with translation MSHDYYNEVWLVTRSDLEKLLELDRDLQKHKPIKHRENALHHALTLYIRYRDLVRRLIICYNQMIQTQKRELIKRILDCAIGRMLQCKGEVVKLDCSHFQWTDDLLCQLKLTPDDINIPMLIVDKTHALERRKLIEELKRYEPEKPLLIRERSLSQVAAVSLMDIEDTPSKMQLRRRRLRAADTSAIIIVETPEQRKAREAREARERAEKAMYDAVLLIQSHERARVGRRIGQEALVMYKYKKKVQIDETNASTKVDKETYNKAVVIIQRAWRRYAARKDFKRRINHLEELLDMTIPSWKPQDISKRDEENFQNRLEIMPIYASETEQITQDESIRLLKMVGPGLIEDITDEIHEWFIVWYNTLGYFDVYPRAELGGSILIVTGQTMEPEEYLMQQMQKKIDAKSKKQQEKAKEPKPKTEHVVEGWFMPETSLFTCLETANNEFIENWSYRDESSNPLQKPYLDLITDKLCYELQFEMRLIVDELMRLELEKLNEALLKDYASGKVVIPVERPTAPRRKKGRKKRRSKKDHLGDISIDELFKELVQKDIIRNYSERSLKDWFGDIGYQNYEAHSEFQDHYHRLGDIKQIIMEYCVLPLSSKEIHTIAPLIRSICICGLPGYGKTFLVDAICSEVGALLFDMTPSVLINKYIGKKNERRLMDIIGKLSRFYAPSVIFIDGGEKPWLKKVPLNERYIQPRRFVKHHEKFIKSIKPGDQILFLTISSEPYKAKGGFIKAHNIFIMIPLTDYNTLYMYYKYLLMKYHGVDRNIDVSCLAKMSIGIPLEFIRKSIENVLTLKRRIILNREPLSQMEIMGEVWKYEPFSEKIISTYTNFGNKIPLAKKRRKMIAAEKKEQDKIATLKAMQKR